The Coregonus clupeaformis isolate EN_2021a chromosome 35, ASM2061545v1, whole genome shotgun sequence genome includes the window TTTAGTGAACTAATACAGACTACTGACCTCAGTGTCTGCAGTTTGCAGTGTGGATTCTCCAGTCCAgcacagagcagctccactcctgaaTCCTGCAGGTTGTTgtcactcaggtccagctctcttaGGTTTGAGGAGGTTGAGTTGAAAGCTGAGGCCAAGGCTTCACAGCATTTCACCGTGAGGTTACACCCATTAAGCCTTTGAAAAGTAAAACACAATGAACATGAATTTAGACaactgtgtgtactgtgtacatGTACAGAACATTTGAGAATCAACAATGAATATGTAATATGCTCATGTGGATTCTAACTgatgatatatacagtaccagtcaaaagtttggacacacctactcattcaagggtttttctttatttttactatttaatagaataatagtgaagacatcaaaactatgaaataacacatacggaatcatgtagtaaccaaaaaagtgttaaacaaatcgaaatatattttatatttgagattcttcaaagtagccaccctttgccttgatgacagctatgcacgctcttggcattctctcaaccagcttcatgaggtagtcacttggaatgcatttcaattaacaggtgtgccttcttaaaagttaatttgtgggatttatttccttcttaatgcgtttgagccaatcaggtgtgttgtgacaaagtaggggtggtatacagaagatagacgtatttggtaaaagaccaagtccatattatggcaagaacagctcaaataagcaaagagaaacgacagttcattactactttaagacatgaaggtcagtcaataaggaacatttcaagaactttcaacgtttcttcaagtgcagtcgcaaaaaccattaagcgcaatgatgaaactggatctaatgaagacccagagttatctctgctgcagaggataagtgcattagagttaccagcctcagaaattgcaacccaaataaatgcttcacagagttcaagtaacggacacatctcaacatcaactgttcagaggagactgcgtgaataaggccttcatggtcgaaatgctgtaaagaaaccactactaagggacaccaataataagaagagacttgcttgggccaagaaacacgagcaatggacattagactggtggaaatctgtcctttggtctgatgagtccaaatttttgatttttggttccaaccaccatgtctttgtaagacgcagagtaggtgaacggattatctctgcatgtgtagttcccacggtgaagcatggaggaggaggtgtgatggtgctttgctggtgacactgtcagtgatttatttagaattcaaggcacacttaatcagcatggctaccacagcattctgcagcgatacgccatcacatctggtttgggcttagtgggactatcatttgtttttcaacaggacaatgacccaacacacctccaggctgtgtaaaggctatttgaccaagaaggagagtgatggagtgctgcatcagatgacctggcctccacaatcacccgacctcaacccaattaagatggattgggatgagtcggaccgcagagtgaaggaaaagcagccaacaagtgctcagcatatgtgggaactccttcgagactgttggaaaagcattccaagtgaagctggttgagagaatgccaagagtgggcaaagcaaaaacatttagatgaaaacatctgaaatatattttcatttgtttaacacttttttggttactacatgattccatatgtgttatttcatagttttgatgtcttcattattattctacaatgtaaaaaatagtaaaaataaagaaaaacccttgaatgagtaggtgtgtccaaacttttgactggtactgtatatatatatatttttttaaacatgtatttACAGAGCAGTtgtggaggctttgaccactggcagcagcctcagaagaccttcctctgatctggagtatttcttcaggtcaaacacatccagctcctcttctgaagtcatcaacacaaagaccagagctgaccactgtgcaggtgacagtttggtTTTGGACAGATTTCCTGAATGCAGGtatctttggatctcctccactagagaatggtcattcagttcattcaggcagtggaacagattgatgcacctctctggagagggattctccctgatcttcttcttgatgtacttgactgtttcctCATGGCACAGTGAGCTGCTTCTggtgcttcttgtctttgtcagtagaccttgtaagtgcttctgattggactccagtgagaggcccagaaggaaacggaggaacaggtccaggtgtccattcTTGCtctgtaaggctttatccactgCATTCTGGTGGAAGGTGACAGCAGGGTTCAACGTGAACTTCATTTTAATATTTCTGATGAAGAATTGGTCTTTGGTCATTGGGTTTTCATTGCTGTTGTTGAAGGAGAGGAAAACGTATAacgcagccagaaactcctgaacgctcagatgcacgaagcagtacaccttgttcTGGTACGGCCCATAGTCCTCCCCAAAGATCTGTGTGCACAGTCCTGAGTTCACTGAAGATTCAATGACATCAATACCACACTTTTTCAGGTCTGCCTCATCGAAATTGAGTTCGCCATTTTCTAGATGGTTAAAAGCAAGTTTCCCCAGTGCCATGAAGCTCTCTTTATACAAGTGTGGATCTCGCTCACCTTTCTTGTGATATTTCTCATTCTTCTGTTTGATCTGAAATACCAGAAACCCAATAAATAATtgagtcagagtcttgggcatctcctCATTCTTATCTGTACTCAACACATGCTCCAGAACTGAAGCTaagatccaacagaagactggtatgtaacacatgatgtggaggctccttgatgtctttatgtgtgagatgattctgctggccaggtcctcatcactgaatctcttcctgaagtactcctccttctgtggctcattgaaccctcgtacctctgtcacctggtcaacacactcaggagggatgtgGTTGGTTGCTGCAGGTCTGgaggttatccagaggagagcaggtgGAAGCAGATTCCCattgatgaggtttgtcagcagcacGTCCACGGAGGTTGGCTCTGTGAcatcacaccagctctgacagtTGTCGTAGTCGAGTgtcagtcggcactcatccagaccatcaaggACAAACAAAACTTTGTACTCGCTCTCATTGTAGTTTCTTGGTTTTTGCAATTTTGTTAAAATGTGATTCAAAAAGTCCCTCTCAATCACTCTAGACTCTCTgacacattcatgtagaagttcCACTAAACtgtactttttccccctcagaaaattcagctcccgaaaagggagtGAAATTATGAATTGGATATCCTGATTGGCTTTCCCTTCAGCCCaatccagaatgaacttctgcacagcaactgtttttccaatgccagcgactccctttgtcagcacagttctgataggttTGTCTTTTCCAGATGATTGTTTGAAGATGTCATTGCAGATGATTTTAGCCTCTGGTCTTGCTGGATTCTTGGATGTCATCTCAATCTGTCtcacctcatgttcattattgacccctccacttcctccctctgtgatgtagagctctgtgtagatctcaTTGAGAAGTTGCTTATCGCCCTGCTTTGCCACCCCGTTGAATACATGCTGAAACTTCTCTTTTAGTTTCAGTTTGAGTTCTTGTTGGTACTTCTCAACAACTTCATCCGAAGGACCTGACAATGGTTATAGAATAGTTAGCAAGTAGGCAAGCATATGCTGTTCTCTAGATGCTCAACAATACACAATAAACAAATGTATTTTTAGTTTCTTTTACATTATATCTGGTTATTGGAAAAATCTAAGCACATGAAATTAATGCACATTTAAAAGAAAAGGGGTAGTTTTACAGGGTTAGCCAATAACAAACTGTATATAACTTATTTTAGAATGCATATAGAATTTCTTATTTCAacaatacagtataatatatatttatttgctcAAAACCTTAGAGACACAAGCACCTATGAATTCTGAGTTACCTGTTGGACAGTCTCTTTTTAGCTTCTCAGCGAGATCGTTACGGCTCATCCTCTTCAGGACCTCCAGTGTGATCATCACAGCCCCATTTTCCCTGTATTTCTGCACCATCTGATCCACTGTGTCCTGTCTTTCAGATTTCTCCAGCTGGCACTTTGGAATGTGAAGGAAGCCATCCAGCAGTTTATCTATAGTTAGATGCCACTTAAACTTATTCAGCTCCTCAGAGCCAAGATCCTCCAGAATGGCCAGGAGCCGCTCTTTAATAGATGGGGTCATTGTAGGTCCGTGGAAACTGTTAAACAACAGAGCATGTAGCATCATAATCTACACCCCCAGACCAAGGCCCCAACATCTGCACTATTGTGAGAAACAAATGTACTATTATTATTTGCTATGACTTACATTACTACTATTTTCCACTTAATATTTAGTAAAACATTTAGATATACCCCAGTAGAAAACAGGACAAACCATTTAAAACTCTGATGTCCTCTGGTGGCATTTACACATATTGTAAACTACCATTAGATACATTTTGATTTCAAACCCATACTTAGTC containing:
- the LOC121551898 gene encoding NACHT, LRR and PYD domains-containing protein 6-like — translated: MTPSIKERLLAILEDLGSEELNKFKWHLTIDKLLDGFLHIPKCQLEKSERQDTVDQMVQKYRENGAVMITLEVLKRMSRNDLAEKLKRDCPTGPSDEVVEKYQQELKLKLKEKFQHVFNGVAKQGDKQLLNEIYTELYITEGGSGGVNNEHEVRQIEMTSKNPARPEAKIICNDIFKQSSGKDKPIRTVLTKGVAGIGKTVAVQKFILDWAEGKANQDIQFIISLPFRELNFLRGKKANLRGRAADKPHQWESASTCSPLDNLQTCSNQPHPS